The proteins below come from a single Candidatus Binatia bacterium genomic window:
- a CDS encoding 3-phosphoglycerate dehydrogenase has protein sequence MSNPVDALVLDLLEWIDPESRPYSEVIDAWRTSCPRLPVWEEANGRGFLERRHESGGRTSVGVSALGRRHLRTARTPLRAE, from the coding sequence ATGAGCAATCCGGTAGACGCGCTGGTTCTCGACTTGCTCGAGTGGATCGACCCGGAGTCTCGCCCGTACTCGGAAGTCATCGATGCGTGGCGGACCTCCTGCCCGCGACTGCCCGTCTGGGAGGAAGCCAACGGCCGCGGATTTCTCGAACGGCGCCACGAGTCCGGGGGCAGGACGTCCGTAGGCGTGTCGGCTCTCGGTCGGCGGCACCTCAGAACCGCGAGAACACCCCTCCG
- a CDS encoding dynamin family protein: MKTILSQFCEDFDGRVRPLLEPLDGFAAQIGRLPADSPLKQLLPEVIDVRHQLRTLVEKVAEQQAYVIIFGPLKSGKSTLMNALAAAYVSEVTTLPAYPCMVYVANGDDEQFTVTRYDGSVDKFGDLASMRSLMETAHGELAGSIREVEGHGEDFDPASHMPQALRRVDVRMPTEPLAESGAVLVDTPGLYSRMKFGYDLMTREFRDSAASAIFVVKTDSLFLEQVFDEFSDLLRLFSRIFLIVNLDGTKQDLQPDGELGPSLERRDPQRIIDAFESLSMNVELKSAWEEGRLRIYPIDLLQAASRRLRGDEPDEATEESAAEEQAGNTLASFGGFTDDLTHYLNSTEYMTAFLGDSLRQAEYLVHGLESVCASEPVHELSEGLEKWDAERDCAQTLLAAVRRLQAFPWDETLARMREDVVRITRERIGDLRRDTAEAAEGALARWYDGDASYASLIREDLEGVLATCRDAMVETASDVSATVLSSDVAGAMVRSETSDDLNLVGLSVAGIARELEGTVRSAAEDRQVTPEIPTRAIPVRRRLVDWLLLRSQASVRRSVFGPDDAPSRPIPRIVKQRRLGAGRVALGEAIRSRIDRLFAETLHRVGSEVYGAHVAAVCRQVEERLQTLEKENVARLATAEQHRQVLAALRSDVDALAGTLGEASQAIASLAAAYGEPIPEREADPLELVEEVGVPEEATPDLRAAAAAAGAGPSGDSNDS; this comes from the coding sequence GTGAAGACGATTCTCAGTCAGTTCTGTGAGGACTTCGATGGTCGGGTCCGTCCCCTCCTCGAGCCGCTCGATGGATTCGCCGCCCAAATCGGTCGCCTGCCCGCCGATTCGCCCCTGAAGCAGCTCCTCCCCGAAGTCATCGATGTCCGCCACCAGCTGCGGACCCTGGTCGAGAAAGTCGCCGAGCAGCAGGCCTACGTCATCATCTTCGGACCCCTGAAGAGCGGGAAGTCGACCCTCATGAACGCGCTCGCCGCGGCCTACGTGAGTGAGGTGACGACTCTCCCGGCGTATCCCTGCATGGTCTACGTCGCGAACGGGGATGACGAGCAGTTCACGGTCACGCGCTACGACGGGAGCGTCGACAAGTTCGGCGACCTCGCGTCGATGCGCTCCCTCATGGAAACCGCGCACGGCGAACTCGCCGGCTCGATCCGCGAGGTTGAAGGGCACGGCGAGGATTTCGATCCCGCGAGCCACATGCCGCAGGCGCTTCGCCGAGTCGACGTGCGGATGCCGACCGAGCCGCTGGCCGAATCCGGCGCGGTTCTGGTCGACACGCCCGGGCTCTATAGCCGCATGAAGTTCGGTTACGACCTCATGACCCGCGAGTTTCGGGACTCGGCGGCGAGTGCGATCTTCGTCGTGAAGACGGACAGCCTGTTCCTGGAGCAGGTATTCGATGAGTTCTCGGATCTCCTCCGCCTCTTCAGCCGGATCTTCCTGATCGTGAACCTCGACGGCACAAAGCAGGATCTGCAGCCCGATGGCGAGCTCGGCCCGAGTCTCGAGCGGCGTGACCCGCAGCGCATCATCGACGCGTTCGAGAGCCTCTCGATGAATGTGGAGCTGAAGTCGGCGTGGGAAGAGGGCCGTCTGCGCATCTATCCGATCGATCTCCTGCAGGCCGCGAGTAGGCGTCTGCGTGGCGACGAACCTGATGAGGCGACGGAGGAGTCCGCTGCGGAAGAGCAGGCCGGGAATACGCTGGCCTCGTTCGGTGGCTTCACGGACGACCTCACGCACTATCTGAACAGCACTGAGTACATGACTGCGTTCCTCGGAGACAGTCTTCGCCAGGCGGAGTACCTCGTGCATGGGCTCGAGTCCGTGTGCGCCTCGGAACCGGTGCACGAGCTGTCTGAGGGGCTGGAAAAGTGGGACGCCGAACGCGATTGCGCACAGACGCTTCTCGCAGCGGTCCGCCGGTTGCAGGCGTTCCCGTGGGACGAGACATTGGCCCGCATGCGCGAGGACGTCGTTCGGATCACTCGCGAGCGGATTGGCGACTTGCGCCGCGATACGGCCGAGGCGGCGGAAGGCGCTCTCGCACGTTGGTACGATGGTGACGCGAGCTACGCGAGCTTGATTCGCGAGGATCTCGAAGGTGTTCTGGCGACCTGCCGCGACGCGATGGTGGAGACGGCAAGCGACGTCTCGGCGACCGTGCTCTCGAGCGACGTCGCCGGTGCGATGGTACGGAGCGAAACTAGTGACGACCTGAATCTGGTCGGCCTCTCGGTGGCTGGAATCGCACGGGAGCTCGAAGGAACGGTGCGGTCCGCCGCCGAGGATCGTCAGGTGACGCCCGAGATCCCGACGCGCGCGATTCCCGTCCGTCGGCGTCTGGTCGATTGGTTGTTGCTGCGCAGTCAGGCTTCGGTACGCCGTAGTGTGTTCGGCCCCGACGATGCGCCGTCCCGCCCGATTCCGCGAATCGTGAAGCAGCGGCGTCTCGGTGCCGGCCGCGTGGCACTTGGTGAGGCGATCCGTAGCCGAATCGATCGCCTCTTCGCCGAGACGTTGCACCGCGTGGGCTCCGAGGTATACGGCGCGCATGTTGCCGCCGTTTGCCGCCAGGTCGAAGAGCGTCTCCAGACGCTCGAAAAGGAGAACGTGGCCCGGCTGGCGACGGCCGAGCAGCATCGCCAGGTGCTCGCTGCGTTGCGCTCGGACGTGGACGCCCTTGCGGGTACTCTGGGTGAAGCGAGTCAGGCGATTGCGAGTCTCGCGGCCGCGTACGGTGAGCCCATTCCCGAGCGTGAAGCCGATCCGCTGGAGTTGGTGGAAGAGGTCGGCGTGCCCGAAGAGGCCACGCCGGATCTCCGGGCCGCGGCCGCGGCGGCTGGCGCCGGGCCCTCCGGCGATTCGAACGACAGCTGA